Proteins found in one Leptospira terpstrae serovar Hualin str. LT 11-33 = ATCC 700639 genomic segment:
- a CDS encoding ATP-binding protein: MRPPPPSLEMQILSAMEEVIFSASYPELQILYISPSVETLTGYPIEYFTDHRDAWRELIHLDDRSIVELALTTLNIDGKIRVRYRILTKDKQTKFVQCQGRLIRNEAGEILRFDGVVADISELLSLQDVIKNESVEIKELLLENNILFNGSQDSMFLVEVMDNGEFVIRRINAAYEKSTGVTQSYIQGKTPIDLLGEKLGIPVIKNFQNALKAKTTISYEESLPMPAGTRIWTTALTPILVEEKFKFIVGASKDITEQKRAENALKESNERYALILEVSSDGWFDWDLVNDTVIYSRRWWLEFGNDEKPENVPISYWKSLIHPDDLDWVSEFLENIMLSQRETFEFSFQMKKRKGNFAHVLSRCYIQRDSSGNKIRMVGSNSDLTETKKIEYTLRKAKEMAEAANMAKGNFLANMSHEIRTPLNGIIGFTELLLHSSLSEEQKEYLRSIFLSGKSLLSLVNQILDFSKIDSGKMELEFISTDLNDLVQSTVDLFQISAASKAIPLNLHLDAQLPRFVSLDPLRLRQVLSNLIGNAIKFTHEGKVEVSVKPIKQNDNIIDIEFAVTDTGIGIDPNSQTKLFDSFSQADTSITRKYGGTGLGLTITSELVHKMNSHLRLESELGKGSTFSFVLSLQANTSGSVSSNLFEEKQTAPDESVIIENNLIQNDILIVEDNDLNKKLLSKMLLKRYPNIKLRYANDGADAVHQFQEKIPDLIFMDLQMPVMDGYTATIEIRKLEKGSNKKTPIVALTAGAFFSVKDTAMESGMNDFLTKPISAADLYSTLEKWISSSRV, from the coding sequence ATGCGCCCGCCTCCCCCTTCATTGGAAATGCAAATTCTCTCCGCAATGGAGGAGGTTATATTTTCGGCCAGTTATCCTGAATTACAAATTCTCTACATAAGCCCTTCTGTTGAAACTCTCACTGGATATCCTATCGAATACTTCACTGATCATAGAGATGCATGGCGGGAGCTTATCCATCTTGATGATCGTTCTATCGTTGAACTCGCATTAACTACTTTAAATATTGATGGTAAAATTCGAGTTCGTTATCGAATTCTTACGAAAGACAAACAAACTAAATTTGTTCAATGCCAAGGAAGATTGATTCGGAATGAAGCTGGAGAAATCCTCCGCTTTGACGGAGTAGTCGCTGACATTTCAGAACTGTTATCCTTACAAGATGTTATTAAAAATGAATCCGTAGAAATCAAAGAACTCTTACTTGAAAACAATATTTTGTTTAATGGAAGTCAAGATTCTATGTTTCTTGTTGAGGTAATGGACAACGGAGAATTTGTAATTCGTCGCATCAATGCGGCATACGAAAAATCTACTGGGGTTACCCAATCCTATATACAAGGGAAAACACCCATCGATTTGTTAGGTGAAAAGTTAGGAATTCCTGTTATCAAAAATTTCCAAAATGCATTAAAGGCAAAAACTACAATTTCTTATGAAGAAAGTCTTCCTATGCCTGCAGGTACTAGAATTTGGACTACTGCTCTTACTCCTATCTTAGTGGAAGAAAAATTTAAATTTATCGTAGGTGCTAGTAAAGACATAACCGAACAAAAACGTGCTGAAAATGCATTAAAAGAATCTAATGAACGTTATGCATTAATTTTAGAAGTAAGTTCCGATGGTTGGTTCGATTGGGACTTGGTCAACGATACTGTCATTTATTCACGACGATGGTGGCTAGAATTTGGTAACGATGAAAAACCAGAAAATGTTCCCATCAGTTATTGGAAAAGTTTAATTCATCCCGACGATTTGGACTGGGTTTCTGAATTCTTAGAAAATATTATGCTCTCTCAAAGAGAAACATTTGAGTTCAGTTTCCAAATGAAAAAACGAAAAGGGAATTTTGCGCATGTTTTATCGCGATGTTATATCCAACGCGATTCCTCTGGAAATAAAATTCGAATGGTTGGATCCAATTCCGATCTAACAGAAACGAAAAAAATAGAATATACTTTGCGAAAAGCAAAAGAAATGGCAGAAGCAGCAAACATGGCAAAGGGTAACTTTTTAGCCAATATGAGTCACGAAATCCGAACTCCACTCAATGGAATCATCGGATTCACTGAACTTTTGTTGCATTCGTCACTATCCGAAGAACAAAAAGAATATTTAAGAAGTATATTTCTTTCTGGAAAAAGTTTACTCTCTTTAGTAAATCAAATTCTAGATTTTTCTAAAATAGATTCGGGAAAAATGGAACTTGAATTCATCAGTACCGATTTAAATGATTTAGTCCAATCCACTGTGGATCTTTTCCAGATTTCTGCTGCATCAAAGGCCATTCCTTTGAACCTACATTTGGATGCCCAATTACCTAGATTTGTATCTTTGGATCCCTTACGACTTAGGCAAGTGCTTTCAAATTTGATAGGGAATGCTATCAAGTTTACTCATGAAGGAAAAGTTGAAGTTTCAGTCAAACCTATCAAACAAAATGACAACATCATTGATATTGAATTTGCAGTAACTGATACAGGTATTGGAATTGATCCCAATTCTCAGACAAAATTATTTGATTCGTTTTCACAAGCAGATACATCGATTACAAGAAAGTATGGAGGTACTGGGCTTGGACTTACGATCACCAGTGAACTAGTCCATAAAATGAATTCCCACTTACGACTTGAAAGTGAACTCGGGAAAGGAAGTACTTTTAGCTTTGTATTATCCTTACAAGCAAATACTTCAGGATCCGTATCTTCTAATTTATTCGAAGAAAAACAAACAGCTCCCGATGAATCTGTGATTATTGAAAACAATCTGATTCAAAATGACATATTGATTGTAGAAGATAACGATTTAAACAAAAAGTTATTATCTAAAATGTTATTAAAAAGATATCCCAACATAAAGCTAAGATATGCAAACGATGGAGCCGATGCTGTCCATCAGTTTCAAGAGAAAATTCCTGATCTGATTTTTATGGACTTACAAATGCCGGTGATGGATGGTTATACGGCAACAATTGAAATCAGAAAACTCGAAAAGGGATCTAATAAAAAAACTCCTATTGTTGCGTTAACAGCAGGGGCATTTTTTTCAGTAAAAGATACGGCGATGGAATCTGGCATGAATGATTTTCTCACCAAACCAATTTCCGCCGCCGACCTATACTCTACTCTTGAAAAATGGATATCCTCAAGCCGCGTGTAA
- a CDS encoding alpha-2-macroglobulin family protein, which produces MRKLVLAFSFLFFLSSCNPLAGFFRSIKRTFFPSSCRIEVKLDTTDLKYLEDLWDYRITVSEDTNLQEFASAVQISPKPSFPRTDFSDYVTREFSLDSWNFDPGVEYEIKIGKFYAENDCFLETPVSFKLPVMAKKPSFYLSRENIFESNLNKVLPISISNVPEFQIRSAELSIPILVDAVATLGNKYYEFENQLNWKKSVWKSGVKVNSFGNQGMDIDNYFGSKPNTKAWIAFQLGANIIGENNKEEYKKESIFLQSTNLGITTKLDPNTLHVWVHSLSKAEPVANTNISLYEKGNLRGTCKTDKDGHCTVPAISDLKYFDKSVLIAEDTSGDKAFLHFNETHIEGYSDYYTDNYVKGKIYFDRKLYRPGDRVEIKAVLADRKNGALVPYSSKTVNVQIRDSRGKDVTNSNLTSTGQGGVATGYTIPSDAPLGHYSVSIYLPGKDGSITYDTFQVEEFRPVNFMVNVNLANVVNKDQNVKGSVEGKYMFGAPMGGAKVSYSVLKRKRYINFDAFSNYDFSDTWYDYEDEYSSGNSDYVTGSEGVLDSKGLFSLDIPVQDLTRKFLTDGEDIEIADPFHLVVESSVFDVDGKSVTKSSSIPYNPSETYVGLKCNDRYQPLDKPFQFGAVAVNLQGKAVAGAELKAYIIYNDWTSVLSQGIGKFFFRSNQLTKKVVETKKLISKADGVSFDYRAKDPGSYTVLILNRDKVFSRVDFYAYEKESYYTWDFRGDDSIELRSDKKEYKIGDKAKILIKSPLQNARVIVTVERDSVYFKKSFLMKGNSAPLEIPIEESYLPNVDVNVVMLSGRLPVPEGLSTDDIKEFNEQDLGAPKAKTGSVTLKVNLESRTAPVVIKTDKTEYQPREQVKLSIQSSPGAELTVSVADRGVLDLVGYSFQSPVQMFYQYWYSIVKTFELRSMIIKHYIYENKGDSPGGDYGEDSGGGFSAESESGARKDFRYTAYWNPIVTADSNGNADLSFTLPDNLTTFRVMVASSANGKFGASNTEFIVKKNLVLQKTVARFIRVGDSLELGGSITNNTKKKGKFKYKIESKFLPDDKGWISIELAAGQTKEVLRSFQISESQYIKLKLDHPKDEIQMSYQISVEPENATEFVNLKKSDLSDALVVTVPIKEFDPVTSVQFSGYTDSEHKTLIAFPKKESILLNKGSLDIRMSGTALTALKSAFDFYESNPYFCMEQRTSAYLLSLSAGELLKEFQYKAPSKDSYDFTQIEKLFLDEMSDFQSSDGSFKVWKGHGRTGYPYLTAYIASVMQIAKEKGKRSNSQAYLAAIQYLQNYVKNPTETSINSYQTLSLIYSVLSKDKKDIHSLEKTLVDHFEELNLKSRGIFLTAYAETHKLESYESDTVFKKLFSEYTKYIGYEKELFTLKPLKQDAEEAYYYSYYSSSSVLGNYLRLLLKVDSKNPRIVELVKSIMMDRQNHFWSDSHSVGTVALALFEYRNRFESTSADTEGQAIFGEKTLIDESFSASSDSIYKEEITFDRLFEGKDPSGRPLLFKRTSAEGRLYFQSRLMYVPVKDTTTQKFNGLEIRKTLYRIDGRNSNGDAILKEATSMQRGSTYLVKLKILSNTEQAFAMIVDPIPSNTEIVNTSFLTEKTSDAEETEVTENYYGRYKEYRDDRVIFSEDRLGRGETEFNYILRPVAKGNSILPASKTFLMYHPQFYGNTNTIRVKVE; this is translated from the coding sequence ATGCGTAAGTTGGTATTGGCTTTTAGTTTTTTATTTTTTCTTAGTTCTTGTAATCCTCTCGCAGGTTTTTTCCGGTCCATCAAACGCACTTTCTTTCCTAGCAGTTGCCGAATCGAAGTTAAACTAGACACAACAGATTTAAAATATCTAGAAGACCTTTGGGACTACCGCATTACAGTTTCAGAAGATACCAATTTACAAGAGTTTGCTTCAGCAGTTCAAATTTCGCCAAAACCATCCTTCCCTAGAACCGATTTTTCTGATTATGTAACTCGGGAATTTTCTCTTGATTCTTGGAACTTTGATCCAGGAGTCGAATACGAAATCAAAATTGGAAAATTTTACGCTGAGAACGATTGTTTCTTAGAAACGCCTGTTAGTTTCAAGCTACCAGTGATGGCAAAAAAACCTTCCTTTTATTTATCTAGGGAAAATATATTTGAATCCAACTTAAACAAGGTACTTCCTATCTCCATTTCCAACGTTCCAGAATTTCAAATTCGTTCTGCAGAATTATCTATTCCTATTCTTGTCGATGCAGTTGCTACACTCGGAAATAAATACTATGAATTTGAAAACCAATTAAATTGGAAAAAATCTGTTTGGAAGTCGGGGGTCAAAGTCAATTCCTTTGGAAACCAAGGGATGGATATTGATAATTATTTTGGTTCCAAACCGAATACAAAAGCATGGATCGCATTCCAATTAGGTGCAAATATCATTGGTGAAAATAATAAAGAAGAGTACAAAAAAGAATCGATATTCTTACAATCTACAAACTTAGGTATCACAACCAAGTTAGATCCGAATACACTTCATGTATGGGTACATAGTCTTTCCAAGGCAGAACCTGTAGCTAATACAAATATTAGTTTGTATGAAAAAGGAAATTTACGAGGCACTTGTAAAACTGACAAAGATGGACATTGCACTGTGCCAGCCATCAGCGATTTAAAGTATTTCGACAAATCCGTGTTAATTGCGGAAGATACTTCCGGTGATAAAGCATTCCTTCATTTTAATGAAACACATATAGAAGGGTATAGCGATTATTACACGGACAACTATGTAAAAGGTAAAATATACTTTGATAGAAAGTTGTACAGACCAGGGGATCGCGTAGAGATCAAAGCAGTCCTTGCTGACAGAAAAAATGGAGCATTGGTACCTTATTCATCAAAAACCGTAAATGTACAAATTCGAGATTCCCGTGGTAAGGATGTAACCAATTCAAATCTTACATCCACTGGGCAAGGGGGAGTGGCCACAGGTTATACAATTCCCTCTGATGCTCCCCTGGGACATTATTCTGTTTCTATTTATTTACCTGGGAAAGATGGTTCGATCACCTATGATACCTTTCAAGTAGAAGAATTTCGACCAGTGAATTTTATGGTGAATGTAAATTTGGCGAATGTTGTGAACAAAGACCAGAATGTAAAAGGGTCTGTGGAAGGTAAATATATGTTCGGAGCTCCAATGGGAGGAGCTAAGGTTAGTTATTCGGTATTAAAAAGAAAACGTTATATAAACTTTGATGCATTTTCAAATTATGATTTTTCCGACACTTGGTATGATTACGAAGACGAATATTCAAGTGGAAATTCGGATTATGTAACCGGTTCCGAAGGAGTATTAGACAGTAAGGGACTCTTTAGTTTAGACATTCCAGTTCAAGATCTAACCCGTAAGTTTTTAACCGATGGAGAAGATATCGAAATTGCTGATCCGTTTCATTTGGTTGTGGAATCTTCTGTCTTCGATGTAGATGGAAAGTCTGTTACAAAATCTTCCAGTATACCATACAATCCATCGGAAACCTATGTAGGTTTAAAATGTAATGATAGATACCAACCTTTGGACAAACCGTTCCAGTTTGGAGCTGTGGCAGTCAACTTACAAGGAAAAGCTGTCGCTGGCGCAGAACTAAAGGCTTATATTATTTATAATGATTGGACTTCTGTTTTGTCTCAAGGTATAGGAAAGTTCTTTTTTAGAAGTAACCAGCTAACAAAAAAAGTTGTTGAGACAAAAAAACTGATTTCTAAAGCGGATGGTGTCAGTTTTGATTATCGTGCCAAAGATCCTGGAAGTTATACGGTTTTGATTCTAAATCGAGACAAAGTTTTTTCTCGAGTAGATTTTTATGCTTACGAAAAAGAATCTTATTATACTTGGGACTTTCGGGGCGATGATTCTATCGAGTTACGTTCTGATAAAAAAGAATATAAAATTGGTGACAAAGCAAAGATTTTGATTAAGTCTCCTTTGCAAAATGCACGAGTCATCGTTACTGTAGAAAGAGATTCCGTGTATTTCAAAAAATCTTTTTTGATGAAAGGAAACAGTGCTCCTTTAGAAATTCCTATTGAAGAATCATACCTTCCAAATGTTGATGTCAACGTAGTTATGTTATCAGGAAGATTGCCGGTGCCTGAAGGTCTTTCTACCGATGACATCAAAGAGTTCAATGAACAAGATTTAGGTGCTCCAAAAGCCAAAACAGGTTCCGTTACATTAAAGGTAAATTTAGAATCGAGAACAGCTCCTGTTGTGATCAAAACTGACAAAACCGAATACCAACCAAGGGAACAGGTAAAATTATCAATTCAATCTAGTCCCGGAGCGGAACTAACTGTTTCTGTGGCAGATCGCGGAGTGTTAGACTTGGTAGGATATTCTTTTCAAAGCCCAGTGCAAATGTTCTACCAGTATTGGTATAGTATTGTGAAAACTTTTGAACTTCGTAGTATGATCATCAAACATTATATATACGAAAACAAAGGGGATAGTCCCGGAGGGGATTATGGTGAAGATTCGGGGGGAGGGTTCTCTGCGGAATCAGAATCCGGAGCTAGGAAAGACTTTCGATATACTGCTTATTGGAATCCTATTGTCACAGCGGACAGTAATGGAAATGCAGATTTAAGTTTTACTTTACCAGATAATTTGACAACGTTTCGGGTCATGGTTGCATCTTCCGCCAATGGAAAGTTTGGTGCATCAAATACGGAATTTATCGTCAAAAAGAATCTAGTTTTACAAAAGACTGTTGCCAGATTCATTCGAGTGGGCGATAGTTTAGAGTTAGGTGGTAGTATTACCAATAATACAAAGAAAAAAGGAAAGTTTAAATATAAAATTGAGTCTAAGTTTCTTCCAGATGATAAAGGTTGGATATCAATTGAACTTGCTGCAGGACAAACCAAAGAAGTTCTAAGAAGTTTCCAGATTTCTGAATCTCAGTACATCAAACTAAAACTAGATCATCCAAAGGATGAAATTCAAATGTCATATCAAATTTCAGTGGAACCAGAAAACGCCACTGAATTTGTTAATTTGAAAAAATCTGATCTTTCTGATGCTCTAGTTGTAACCGTTCCTATCAAAGAATTTGATCCTGTAACATCGGTTCAATTTTCTGGTTATACAGATTCCGAACACAAAACGCTAATCGCATTTCCTAAAAAAGAATCAATATTACTCAATAAAGGTTCGTTGGACATTCGTATGTCGGGAACTGCACTCACAGCTTTAAAATCTGCCTTTGACTTCTATGAATCCAACCCTTATTTTTGTATGGAACAAAGAACTTCAGCCTATTTACTTTCATTGAGTGCAGGGGAGTTACTAAAGGAATTTCAATATAAAGCTCCTTCAAAAGATTCTTATGATTTTACTCAAATCGAAAAATTATTTTTAGATGAGATGTCTGATTTTCAATCCTCTGATGGAAGTTTTAAAGTTTGGAAAGGTCATGGTCGAACTGGATATCCTTATTTAACAGCCTACATTGCTTCAGTAATGCAAATAGCAAAAGAGAAAGGAAAAAGATCAAATTCACAAGCATACCTTGCGGCCATACAATACTTACAAAATTATGTAAAGAATCCTACGGAAACATCGATTAATTCCTACCAAACTCTCAGTTTAATTTATTCTGTCCTTTCGAAAGACAAAAAGGACATTCATTCATTAGAAAAAACATTAGTAGATCATTTTGAGGAATTAAATTTAAAGTCACGGGGAATTTTTCTAACTGCCTATGCTGAAACACATAAATTAGAATCTTATGAATCTGATACTGTTTTTAAAAAGTTATTTTCTGAATATACCAAATACATTGGATACGAAAAGGAACTATTCACATTAAAACCACTAAAGCAAGATGCAGAGGAAGCTTACTACTACTCTTACTATAGTTCCTCTAGTGTACTTGGGAATTATTTACGATTGTTACTAAAGGTAGATTCTAAAAATCCGCGAATTGTAGAACTTGTGAAATCTATAATGATGGATCGGCAAAATCATTTTTGGTCTGATAGTCATAGTGTGGGAACTGTTGCACTTGCGTTATTTGAATATAGAAATCGTTTTGAATCAACTTCTGCTGATACGGAAGGACAGGCAATCTTTGGTGAAAAAACTTTAATTGATGAATCTTTTTCTGCTTCTTCTGATTCCATCTATAAAGAAGAAATTACCTTTGATCGCCTTTTCGAAGGAAAGGATCCATCGGGTAGACCTTTGCTATTTAAACGCACTAGTGCTGAAGGAAGGTTGTATTTCCAATCTAGATTGATGTATGTTCCCGTAAAAGACACAACCACTCAAAAGTTCAATGGACTTGAAATTAGAAAAACTTTATACAGAATTGATGGTAGAAATTCAAATGGTGATGCCATCTTAAAAGAAGCGACAAGTATGCAACGTGGATCAACATATCTTGTCAAATTGAAAATACTGAGTAACACCGAACAGGCATTTGCTATGATTGTGGATCCAATTCCGAGTAACACAGAAATTGTAAACACTTCATTTTTGACAGAAAAAACTTCAGACGCTGAAGAAACCGAAGTTACGGAAAATTATTATGGAAGATACAAAGAATACCGTGATGATCGTGTTATCTTTTCGGAAGATAGACTTGGAAGAGGAGAAACAGAGTTTAATTATATATTACGGCCGGTTGCAAAAGGAAATTCTATTCTGCCTGCATCCAAAACTTTTTTAATGTATCATCCACAGTTTTATGGAAATACTAATACCATTAGAGTGAAAGTGGAGTGA
- a CDS encoding transglycosylase domain-containing protein gives MISKKKFILYILLGGSVIFPIAGFLLRPVSFESLRNQTTVRILTKEGTLIGRGKNQNQTRQDWESIHEYPNYVPEILKIAEDKRFDYHHGIDLFAGFNSLYSYLFSKGKRGGASTLTMQLVRIQNPEIRSYPVLLRKVFEISEALRYEVWLTKSEILEAYLNSISIHSNIVGFPSASLTLFGKHIRFLSIEEAVYLTVLIRKNQPGLEELSIRYQNLSERITYKLPRLKDPNELTIDTKFKNKPDFSEHWKGENQHFLIWIRKLISIPSEEFVSSLSSELNSELHAIVNSELDGLERWNVSNASAIVLERVSGKEDELELKGMIGSKNFFEDGNGMVNGSLAYRDAGSTLKPLLYAVAIEKGFYTVNSIFSDEKYSFSLGQGGNYLPRNSDLRYWGDLTLAEALGNSRNIPAVTAINQMGVTTFYRFLQTAGFTHLKESPQFYGPGLALGSGGTSLLQLTRAYGSFPLNGILPKIRLGKIDKNPLYFSFSTRLFSGETAEELKFVLKDPKLRQRAFGRRSYLDFPFPVSIKTGTSKDYRNSWTVAFNDRYVVGAWVGNFSGERTMDVSGSFGAGRIVQNIFRSLMKDKPALDFKSSYTETRNFCRLTGKLASNQCPSIALKVRKKIILNDLCDKHKLESNPSILGVGFVYPSMGQVYLYHPSYEKDTQSIPVRVREYQTLKVPKLVWNGKTEFKPTSNGDLRLPIVRGKHSLVLYDGDIMKASVNFEVK, from the coding sequence GTGATTTCGAAAAAAAAATTCATTCTTTATATCCTGTTAGGGGGAAGCGTAATATTCCCCATAGCAGGATTTTTGTTAAGACCTGTATCCTTCGAATCCCTTCGAAATCAAACAACAGTTCGTATCCTAACCAAGGAAGGAACTCTCATTGGAAGAGGAAAAAACCAAAATCAAACAAGGCAAGATTGGGAAAGTATTCATGAGTATCCAAACTATGTTCCTGAAATTCTAAAGATTGCCGAAGACAAACGATTTGATTATCACCATGGAATTGATCTTTTTGCAGGTTTTAATTCTCTTTACTCTTATCTTTTTTCTAAAGGAAAAAGAGGTGGAGCTTCGACACTTACCATGCAACTGGTGCGAATTCAAAATCCGGAAATTCGTTCGTATCCAGTTTTACTGCGCAAAGTTTTTGAAATTTCCGAAGCACTCAGGTATGAAGTTTGGTTAACAAAGTCCGAAATATTAGAAGCTTATCTTAATTCCATATCAATTCATTCCAATATTGTTGGGTTTCCATCTGCCTCACTTACGTTATTTGGAAAACACATTCGTTTTTTATCAATTGAGGAAGCTGTATACCTTACTGTTTTGATCAGGAAAAACCAACCTGGATTAGAGGAACTCTCTATTCGTTATCAGAATTTAAGTGAGAGGATCACTTATAAGTTACCAAGATTAAAAGATCCCAATGAACTTACAATTGATACAAAGTTTAAAAATAAACCTGATTTTTCCGAACATTGGAAGGGAGAAAATCAGCATTTTCTCATTTGGATTCGAAAGTTGATATCAATTCCTTCAGAAGAATTTGTATCTTCTTTATCTTCTGAATTAAATTCTGAGTTACATGCAATAGTTAATTCTGAATTAGATGGTTTAGAACGATGGAATGTTTCCAACGCATCTGCTATTGTGTTGGAACGTGTATCTGGAAAGGAAGACGAACTAGAACTAAAAGGTATGATTGGTTCTAAAAATTTTTTCGAAGATGGAAATGGAATGGTAAATGGTAGTTTGGCTTATAGAGATGCAGGAAGTACACTAAAACCTTTGTTATATGCTGTTGCTATAGAAAAAGGGTTTTATACTGTAAATTCTATATTCTCTGATGAAAAATATTCATTTTCATTAGGCCAAGGAGGTAACTACCTTCCTAGAAATTCTGACCTACGTTATTGGGGTGACTTAACTTTAGCAGAGGCTCTCGGTAATTCTAGAAATATTCCCGCTGTCACGGCAATCAATCAAATGGGAGTCACAACCTTTTATCGTTTTTTACAAACCGCTGGATTTACGCATCTAAAAGAATCGCCACAGTTTTATGGACCAGGCCTCGCATTGGGTTCCGGAGGAACAAGTCTTCTTCAGCTAACGCGCGCTTACGGATCATTTCCTTTGAATGGAATATTACCAAAAATTCGTTTGGGAAAAATTGATAAGAATCCATTATATTTTAGTTTCTCGACTCGACTCTTCTCCGGCGAAACAGCTGAAGAGTTGAAGTTTGTTCTAAAAGATCCGAAATTAAGACAAAGAGCCTTCGGTAGAAGGAGTTATTTGGATTTTCCATTTCCAGTTTCTATTAAAACAGGAACTTCGAAAGATTATCGCAATTCTTGGACTGTAGCATTTAATGATCGTTATGTTGTTGGAGCATGGGTAGGAAACTTTTCTGGAGAAAGGACTATGGACGTTTCAGGATCTTTTGGTGCAGGAAGAATTGTTCAAAATATATTTCGCAGTTTAATGAAAGATAAACCTGCTTTGGATTTTAAATCAAGTTATACAGAAACTAGAAATTTTTGTCGTCTCACAGGTAAATTGGCTTCTAACCAATGTCCTTCTATTGCTTTGAAAGTAAGAAAAAAAATAATTCTTAACGATTTATGTGACAAACACAAGTTAGAATCCAATCCATCCATATTAGGGGTTGGATTTGTTTATCCTTCTATGGGACAAGTTTATTTATACCATCCATCGTATGAAAAAGATACACAGAGTATTCCTGTTCGAGTTCGGGAGTATCAAACATTAAAAGTTCCAAAATTAGTTTGGAATGGAAAAACAGAATTTAAACCTACTTCCAATGGTGACTTACGTTTGCCCATCGTCCGTGGGAAACATTCATTAGTATTATACGATGGCGATATAATGAAGGCATCAGTTAATTTTGAAGTTAAATAA